A DNA window from Branchiostoma lanceolatum isolate klBraLanc5 chromosome 17, klBraLanc5.hap2, whole genome shotgun sequence contains the following coding sequences:
- the LOC136423521 gene encoding profilin-1B-like isoform X2, whose product MSWQSYIDQSLLGTGQVAKAAIHGLDGSAWATSNGFKVTADQVLKIVNAFNSGTLAEFYTSGLFIGDGADNKYKFLRQNENSLYVKKGEDGACIFKTKQCLIFGVYTEGMQAGNCNNVVEKLGDYLIGSGY is encoded by the exons ATGAGCTGGCAGAGCTACATCGACCAATCCTTGTTGGGTACCGGTCAGGTTGCGAAGGCCGCCATCCACGGCTTGGACGGCAGCGCATGGGCGACGAGCAACGGCTTCAAG GTCACTGCAGATCAAGTGCTGAAAATAGTCAATGCCTTCAACTCCGGCACCCTAGCCGAATTCTacacat CTGGCCTCTTCATCGGTGATGGAGCTGACAACAAGTACAAGTTCCTGAGGCAGAATGAGAATTCCCTCTATGTGAAGAAGGGAGAGGATGGAGCCTGCATCTTCAAGACCAAGCAGT gtTTGATCTTTGGGGTCTACACCGAGGGTATGCAGGCTGGCAACTGTAACAACGTTGTGGAGAAACTGGGCGACTACCTGATTGGTAGTGGTTATTAG
- the LOC136422749 gene encoding general transcription factor IIF subunit 2-like isoform X1 has protein sequence MAKKSSDLDCKGSSNNLWLVKVPKYMSNKWMTVEDGEVGTLKINRRPGAPKPEVIFSLKEELAQKDDGKGSSEAPREHKFVLSGTAGQPMGVFSQTSAVSAPRKPRKEFTPDVLPRHHKLVFSGVNNQSIMVFSQTRRADEAGSSSNGALSLEGKVAHRVDCRPVGGENYMKLKKLQVLDAMTPVRTTMQLHRAVTNNYKPVSNHANNLEVERRKKEDGKRSRADPEKVQEMLFSAFEKHQYYNIKDLVEITKQPIQYLKEVLKEIATYNLKAPHKNTWELKPEYRHYKGGETPMEQS, from the exons GTGCCAAAGTACATGTCTAACAAATGGATGACAGTGGAGGATGGGGAAGTGGGTACTCTCAAGATCAAcag GAGACCAGGAGCTCCTAAGCCAGAG GTTATTTTCTCCTTGAAGGAAGAACTTGCACAGAAGGATGATGGGAAGGGTAGTTCGGAGGCGCCACGCGAGCACAAGTTTGTTCTGTCCGGGACGGCGGGCCAACCAATGGGAGTGTTCTCACAGACATCCGCAG TGAGTGCCCCTCGAAAACCCCGCAAGGAGTTTACCCCCGATGTCTTACCCCGTCACCATAAACTTGTGTTCTCTGGAGTGAACAATCAGTCCATCATGGTCTTCTCTCAAACCAGGAGAG CAGATGAGGCTGGCTCCTCATCAAATG GAGCCCTGTCTTTAGAGGGAAAGGTGGCACATAGAGTTGACTGTCGGCCGGTGGGGGGAGAGAACTACATGAAGCTAAAAAA ATTACAAGTTTTGGATGCAATGACGCCAGTGAGAACGACCATGCAGCTACACAGGGCTGTCACAAATAACTACAAACCTGTCTCCAACCATGCCAACAAT TTGGAGGTTGAGCGGAGAAAAAAGGAAGATGGGAAGCGATCTCGGGCTGACCCAGAGAAGGTGCAGGAGATGCTGTTCTCTGCCTTTGAGAAGCACCAGTACTACAACATCAAGGACCTGGTGGAGATTACTAAGCAGCCTATT CAATACCTGAAGGAGGTTCTTAAGGAGATCGCCACCTACAACCTGAAGGCTCCTCACAAGAACACTTGGGAGCTGAAGCCAGAGTACAGACATTACAAAGGAGGGGAGACTCCCATGGAACAGTCTTAA
- the LOC136423520 gene encoding E3 ubiquitin-protein ligase RNF13-like, with protein MFPCRPVPSYITVLYIYAVINLFLLLHVCTVDADVIVTDSINNTVNFMDMPSNFGSQLPDMGIQGYLAAVNPPHACRPVGPPPPNITEYTPIALIRRGNCDFDIKVLNAEKSGYKAAIVYNDESDVILQMNGNKYYMEVTIPSVFVGLSDGMELQRYDWKSGSQVKLTPDFTIPLHFYLLPFAIIVGICFVLMLIFMVAKFVRDRRRQRRSRLSKEHLKKIPTKKFKKGDEYDVCAICLDDYEEGDKLRILPCSHAYHTKCIDPWLTGSKRTCPVCKRRVIPGDDETSDSETSQSDMDSDDEMPETTPLLGATGPVDRTNSAMGTTDTSRMHHSDEDSAETQETDDNDSSYDEEEEEEKDGPEGAWGYSGEVEVRDGAAQETKVEMGEEKEEEEGEKSGPEIV; from the exons ATGTTCCCGTGCCGCCCAGTCCCATCGTACATCACAGTTTTGTACATCTATGCAGTCATCAACCTGTTCCTGCTGCTCCATGTGTGCACTGTGGATGCTGATGTTATCGTG ACTGATAGCATTAACAACACAGTAAACTTCATGGACATGCCATCCAACTTTGGATCCCAGCTACCAGACATGGGGATACAG GGTTACCTAGCAGCTGTAAACCCTCCCCATGCTTGCAGACCTgtgggcccccctccccccaatatCACAGAGTACACCCCCATCGCCCTGATTCGCAGGGGCAATTGTGACTTTGACATAAAG GTGCTGAATGCAGAAAAAAGTGGCTATAAGGCAGCTATAGTGTATAACGATGAGTCGGACGTCATCCTACAGATGAATGGAAATAAAT ATTACATGGAGGTGACCATCCCCTCCGTGTTTGTGGGTCTGTCAGATGGAATGGAGCTGCAGAGATATGACTGGAAATCTGG GTCGCAGGTGAAGCTGACCCCTGACTTCACCATCCCCCTGCACTTTTACCTACTGCCCTTCGCCATCATTGTGGGGATCTGCTTCGTCCTCATGCTTATCTTCATG GTTGCGAAATTTGTTCGTGACAGAAGACGACAGCGTCGTTCCAGGCTGTCCAAGGAACACCTGAAGAAAATCCCCACCAAGAAGTTCAAGAAAG GTGATGAGTATGATGTCTGTGCCATCTGTCTGGATGACTATGAGGAGGGAGACAAGCTCAGGATACTGCCTTGCTCCCATG CCTACCACACCAAGTGCATCGACCCCTGGCTGACGGGCAGCAAGCGGACCTGCCCGGTCTGCAAGCGCCGCGTGATTCCGGGGGACGACGAGACGTCCGACTCGGAGACCAGCCAGTCGGACATGGATAGCGACGATGAGATGCCGGAGACTACCCCCCTCCTGGGTGCCACCGGGCCCGTGGACCGCACCAACTCTGCCATGGGGACCACCGACACTTCCAG GATGCACCACTCTGACGAGGACAGTGCTGAGACCCAGGAGACCGATGACAACGATTCCAGCTAtgacgaggaggaggaggaagagaaggatgGTCCAGAGGGAGCCTGGGGCTACTCCGGAGAAGTGGAGGTCAGAGATGGAGCTGCCCAGGAGACTAAGGTGGAGATGGGAGAGgagaaggaagaggaggagggggagaagTCTGGACCAGAAATTGTGTGA
- the LOC136423521 gene encoding profilin-1A-like isoform X1: MSWQSYIDQSLLGTGQVAKAAIHGLDGSAWATSNGFKVTADQVLKIVNAFNSGTLAEFYTSGMYIGTETTESGTEQEIKYKFIKQNGKAFYVKEGDTGACVFKTNTCLIIAVYEDGMQAGNCNDVVEKLGEYLLECNF; the protein is encoded by the exons ATGAGCTGGCAGAGCTACATCGACCAATCCTTGTTGGGTACCGGTCAGGTTGCGAAGGCCGCCATCCACGGCTTGGACGGCAGCGCATGGGCGACGAGCAACGGCTTCAAG GTCACTGCAGATCAAGTGCTGAAAATAGTCAATGCCTTCAACTCCGGCACCCTAGCCGAATTCTacacat CTGGCATGTATATAGGTACAGAAACAACTGAAAGTGGAACAGAGCAAGAGATCAAATACAAGTTTATAAAGCAGAATGGTAAGGCATTCTATGTCAAAGAAGGCGACACAGGAGCATGTGTCTTCAAGACAAACACAT GTTTGATCATTGCTGTGTATGAAGATGGCATGCAGGCGGGCAACTGCAATGATGTAGTGGAAAAGCTGGGGGAATATCTGTTGGAGTGCAACTTCTAG
- the LOC136422749 gene encoding general transcription factor IIF subunit 2-like isoform X4: MAKKSSDLDCKGSSNNLWLVKVPKYMSNKWMTVEDGEVGTLKINRRPGAPKPEVIFSLKEELAQKDDGKGSSEAPREHKFVLSGTAGQPMGVFSQTSADEAGSSSNGALSLEGKVAHRVDCRPVGGENYMKLKKLQVLDAMTPVRTTMQLHRAVTNNYKPVSNHANNLEVERRKKEDGKRSRADPEKVQEMLFSAFEKHQYYNIKDLVEITKQPIQYLKEVLKEIATYNLKAPHKNTWELKPEYRHYKGGETPMEQS; the protein is encoded by the exons GTGCCAAAGTACATGTCTAACAAATGGATGACAGTGGAGGATGGGGAAGTGGGTACTCTCAAGATCAAcag GAGACCAGGAGCTCCTAAGCCAGAG GTTATTTTCTCCTTGAAGGAAGAACTTGCACAGAAGGATGATGGGAAGGGTAGTTCGGAGGCGCCACGCGAGCACAAGTTTGTTCTGTCCGGGACGGCGGGCCAACCAATGGGAGTGTTCTCACAGACATCCGCAG ATGAGGCTGGCTCCTCATCAAATG GAGCCCTGTCTTTAGAGGGAAAGGTGGCACATAGAGTTGACTGTCGGCCGGTGGGGGGAGAGAACTACATGAAGCTAAAAAA ATTACAAGTTTTGGATGCAATGACGCCAGTGAGAACGACCATGCAGCTACACAGGGCTGTCACAAATAACTACAAACCTGTCTCCAACCATGCCAACAAT TTGGAGGTTGAGCGGAGAAAAAAGGAAGATGGGAAGCGATCTCGGGCTGACCCAGAGAAGGTGCAGGAGATGCTGTTCTCTGCCTTTGAGAAGCACCAGTACTACAACATCAAGGACCTGGTGGAGATTACTAAGCAGCCTATT CAATACCTGAAGGAGGTTCTTAAGGAGATCGCCACCTACAACCTGAAGGCTCCTCACAAGAACACTTGGGAGCTGAAGCCAGAGTACAGACATTACAAAGGAGGGGAGACTCCCATGGAACAGTCTTAA
- the LOC136422749 gene encoding general transcription factor IIF subunit 2-like isoform X3 — translation MAKKSSDLDCKGSSNNLWLVKVPKYMSNKWMTVEDGEVGTLKINRRPGAPKPEVIFSLKEELAQKDDGKGSSEAPREHKFVLSGTAGQPMGVFSQTSAADEAGSSSNGALSLEGKVAHRVDCRPVGGENYMKLKKLQVLDAMTPVRTTMQLHRAVTNNYKPVSNHANNLEVERRKKEDGKRSRADPEKVQEMLFSAFEKHQYYNIKDLVEITKQPIQYLKEVLKEIATYNLKAPHKNTWELKPEYRHYKGGETPMEQS, via the exons GTGCCAAAGTACATGTCTAACAAATGGATGACAGTGGAGGATGGGGAAGTGGGTACTCTCAAGATCAAcag GAGACCAGGAGCTCCTAAGCCAGAG GTTATTTTCTCCTTGAAGGAAGAACTTGCACAGAAGGATGATGGGAAGGGTAGTTCGGAGGCGCCACGCGAGCACAAGTTTGTTCTGTCCGGGACGGCGGGCCAACCAATGGGAGTGTTCTCACAGACATCCGCAG CAGATGAGGCTGGCTCCTCATCAAATG GAGCCCTGTCTTTAGAGGGAAAGGTGGCACATAGAGTTGACTGTCGGCCGGTGGGGGGAGAGAACTACATGAAGCTAAAAAA ATTACAAGTTTTGGATGCAATGACGCCAGTGAGAACGACCATGCAGCTACACAGGGCTGTCACAAATAACTACAAACCTGTCTCCAACCATGCCAACAAT TTGGAGGTTGAGCGGAGAAAAAAGGAAGATGGGAAGCGATCTCGGGCTGACCCAGAGAAGGTGCAGGAGATGCTGTTCTCTGCCTTTGAGAAGCACCAGTACTACAACATCAAGGACCTGGTGGAGATTACTAAGCAGCCTATT CAATACCTGAAGGAGGTTCTTAAGGAGATCGCCACCTACAACCTGAAGGCTCCTCACAAGAACACTTGGGAGCTGAAGCCAGAGTACAGACATTACAAAGGAGGGGAGACTCCCATGGAACAGTCTTAA
- the LOC136422749 gene encoding general transcription factor IIF subunit 2-like isoform X2 translates to MAKKSSDLDCKGSSNNLWLVKVPKYMSNKWMTVEDGEVGTLKINRRPGAPKPEVIFSLKEELAQKDDGKGSSEAPREHKFVLSGTAGQPMGVFSQTSAVSAPRKPRKEFTPDVLPRHHKLVFSGVNNQSIMVFSQTRRDEAGSSSNGALSLEGKVAHRVDCRPVGGENYMKLKKLQVLDAMTPVRTTMQLHRAVTNNYKPVSNHANNLEVERRKKEDGKRSRADPEKVQEMLFSAFEKHQYYNIKDLVEITKQPIQYLKEVLKEIATYNLKAPHKNTWELKPEYRHYKGGETPMEQS, encoded by the exons GTGCCAAAGTACATGTCTAACAAATGGATGACAGTGGAGGATGGGGAAGTGGGTACTCTCAAGATCAAcag GAGACCAGGAGCTCCTAAGCCAGAG GTTATTTTCTCCTTGAAGGAAGAACTTGCACAGAAGGATGATGGGAAGGGTAGTTCGGAGGCGCCACGCGAGCACAAGTTTGTTCTGTCCGGGACGGCGGGCCAACCAATGGGAGTGTTCTCACAGACATCCGCAG TGAGTGCCCCTCGAAAACCCCGCAAGGAGTTTACCCCCGATGTCTTACCCCGTCACCATAAACTTGTGTTCTCTGGAGTGAACAATCAGTCCATCATGGTCTTCTCTCAAACCAGGAGAG ATGAGGCTGGCTCCTCATCAAATG GAGCCCTGTCTTTAGAGGGAAAGGTGGCACATAGAGTTGACTGTCGGCCGGTGGGGGGAGAGAACTACATGAAGCTAAAAAA ATTACAAGTTTTGGATGCAATGACGCCAGTGAGAACGACCATGCAGCTACACAGGGCTGTCACAAATAACTACAAACCTGTCTCCAACCATGCCAACAAT TTGGAGGTTGAGCGGAGAAAAAAGGAAGATGGGAAGCGATCTCGGGCTGACCCAGAGAAGGTGCAGGAGATGCTGTTCTCTGCCTTTGAGAAGCACCAGTACTACAACATCAAGGACCTGGTGGAGATTACTAAGCAGCCTATT CAATACCTGAAGGAGGTTCTTAAGGAGATCGCCACCTACAACCTGAAGGCTCCTCACAAGAACACTTGGGAGCTGAAGCCAGAGTACAGACATTACAAAGGAGGGGAGACTCCCATGGAACAGTCTTAA